The following are encoded together in the Nymphaea colorata isolate Beijing-Zhang1983 chromosome 14, ASM883128v2, whole genome shotgun sequence genome:
- the LOC116267768 gene encoding non-specific lipid-transfer protein 3-like has protein sequence MSGVVKMVVLWMVAMVVAELLLVCPSYEQKAAAVECESIRKMLELCLPYVTGIADHPKPACCEGVDHVRSMIHTHDERVEVCDCLKEKISSFRHINLTTLTSLPDECGLKFHFPLSPNVDCSQIP, from the exons ATGTCCGGGGTTGTGAAGATGGTGGTGCTTTGGATGGTTGCTATGGTTGTGGCGGAGCTGCTGCTGGTGTGCCCAAGCTACGAGCAGAAGGCTGCTGCAGTAGAATGCGAATCAATACGTAAGATGCTGGAACTCTGTCTGCCGTACGTGACGGGGATCGCAGACCATCCGAAGCCTGCCTGCTGCGAGGGCGTGGACCACGTGAGGAGCATGATCCATACCCACGACGAGAGGGTGGAGGTATGTGACTGTCTCAAGGAGAAGATCAGCAGCTTCCGTCATATCAACCTCACCACCTTGACCTCTCTTCCTGACGAGTGCGGTTTGAAGTTTCATTTCCCCCTTTCCCCTAACGTTGATTGCAGCCA gaTTCCCTAG
- the LOC116267581 gene encoding glycolate oxidase 1 isoform X1 codes for MEITNVSEYEEIARRKLPKMVFDYYASGAEDQWTLRENRRAFERILFRPRILIDVSRIDITTTILGFKISMPIMVAPTAMQKMAHPDGEYATARASSAAGTIMTLSSWATSSVEEVASTGPGIRFFQLYVYKDRNVVAQLVRRAERAGFKAIALTVDTPRLGRREADIKNRFTLPPFLTLKNFEGLDLGKMDQSNDSGLASYVAGQIDRSLSWKDVKWLQTITHMPILVKGVMTAEDTRLAIQAGAAGIIVSNHGARQLDYVPATISCLEEVVKAAQGRVPVFLDGGVRRGTDVFKALALGASGVFIGRPVLFSLAAEGEAGVRKVLEMLRDEFELTMALNGCCSLKDINRNHIVTEGDMIRTASRL; via the exons atggagattaCCAACGTCTCTGAGTATGAGGAAATCGCAAGGAGGAAGCTCCCTAAGATGGTTTTTGACTACTATGCCTCTGGAGCAGAGGACCAATGGACTCTTAGAGAGAACAGGCGTGCCTTTGAGAGGATTCT GTTTCGTCCGCGCATACTTATTGATGTGTCGAGGATAGATATTACTACCACCATCCTGGGGTTTAAGATTTCGATGCCCATCATGGTTGCACCGACAGCCATGCAAAAAATGGCTCATCCTGATG GAGAGTATGCAACTGCAAGGGCATCATCAGCAGCTGGGACAATTATG ACATTGTCATCATGGGCTACCTCCAGTGTTGAAGAAGTTGCATCAACTGGACCAGGCATTCGATTTTTCCAGCTCTAT GTCTACAAGGACAGAAACGTCGTTGCACAGCTTGTAAGAAGAGCCGAAAGAGCTGGCTTCAAGGCTATTGCACTTACAGTTGACACACCAAGACTTGGTCGTAGAGAAGCTGACATTAAAAACAG GTTTACTTTGCCTCCATTTCTTACACTAAAGAACTTTGAGGGATTAGATCTTGGAAAGATGGATCAG TCAAATGACTCTGGGTTGGCTTCATATGTTGCTGGGCAAATTGACCGCTCTCTTAGTTGGAAG gATGTGAAGTGGCTGCAGACCATCACCCATATGCCAATCTTAGTCAAGGGTGTGATGACCGCTGAAGATA CTAGATTAGCTATTCAAGCTGGAGCAGCCGGTATCATTGTGTCAAATCATGGAGCAAGGCAGCTTGACTATGTCCCAGCAACTATCAGCTGCCTGGAAGAg GTTGTTAAAGCTGCACAAGGCCGTGTTCCTGTTTTCCTGGATGGTGGTGTACGTCGTGGAACTGATGTCTTCAAGGCATTGGCGCTTGGTGCTTCTGGTGTTTTT ATTGGGAGGCCAGTGTTGTTCTCCTTGGCTGCAGAGGGTGAGGCAGGGGTAAGAAAAGTGCTAGAAATGCTCAGAGACGAGTTTGAGCTGACAATGGCATTAAATGGATGCTGTTCGCTTAAGGATATTAATCGGAACCACATAGTGACAGAAGGAGACATGATCCGAACTGCATCTAGGTTATGA
- the LOC116267581 gene encoding glycolate oxidase 1 isoform X2: MRKSQGGSSLRWFLTTMPLEQRTNGLLERTGVPLRGFCEFRPRILIDVSRIDITTTILGFKISMPIMVAPTAMQKMAHPDGEYATARASSAAGTIMTLSSWATSSVEEVASTGPGIRFFQLYVYKDRNVVAQLVRRAERAGFKAIALTVDTPRLGRREADIKNRFTLPPFLTLKNFEGLDLGKMDQSNDSGLASYVAGQIDRSLSWKDVKWLQTITHMPILVKGVMTAEDTRLAIQAGAAGIIVSNHGARQLDYVPATISCLEEVVKAAQGRVPVFLDGGVRRGTDVFKALALGASGVFIGRPVLFSLAAEGEAGVRKVLEMLRDEFELTMALNGCCSLKDINRNHIVTEGDMIRTASRL; encoded by the exons ATGAGGAAATCGCAAGGAGGAAGCTCCCTAAGATGGTTTTTGACTACTATGCCTCTGGAGCAGAGGACCAATGGACTCTTAGAGAGAACAGGCGTGCCTTTGAGAGGATTCTGTGA GTTTCGTCCGCGCATACTTATTGATGTGTCGAGGATAGATATTACTACCACCATCCTGGGGTTTAAGATTTCGATGCCCATCATGGTTGCACCGACAGCCATGCAAAAAATGGCTCATCCTGATG GAGAGTATGCAACTGCAAGGGCATCATCAGCAGCTGGGACAATTATG ACATTGTCATCATGGGCTACCTCCAGTGTTGAAGAAGTTGCATCAACTGGACCAGGCATTCGATTTTTCCAGCTCTAT GTCTACAAGGACAGAAACGTCGTTGCACAGCTTGTAAGAAGAGCCGAAAGAGCTGGCTTCAAGGCTATTGCACTTACAGTTGACACACCAAGACTTGGTCGTAGAGAAGCTGACATTAAAAACAG GTTTACTTTGCCTCCATTTCTTACACTAAAGAACTTTGAGGGATTAGATCTTGGAAAGATGGATCAG TCAAATGACTCTGGGTTGGCTTCATATGTTGCTGGGCAAATTGACCGCTCTCTTAGTTGGAAG gATGTGAAGTGGCTGCAGACCATCACCCATATGCCAATCTTAGTCAAGGGTGTGATGACCGCTGAAGATA CTAGATTAGCTATTCAAGCTGGAGCAGCCGGTATCATTGTGTCAAATCATGGAGCAAGGCAGCTTGACTATGTCCCAGCAACTATCAGCTGCCTGGAAGAg GTTGTTAAAGCTGCACAAGGCCGTGTTCCTGTTTTCCTGGATGGTGGTGTACGTCGTGGAACTGATGTCTTCAAGGCATTGGCGCTTGGTGCTTCTGGTGTTTTT ATTGGGAGGCCAGTGTTGTTCTCCTTGGCTGCAGAGGGTGAGGCAGGGGTAAGAAAAGTGCTAGAAATGCTCAGAGACGAGTTTGAGCTGACAATGGCATTAAATGGATGCTGTTCGCTTAAGGATATTAATCGGAACCACATAGTGACAGAAGGAGACATGATCCGAACTGCATCTAGGTTATGA